In Struthio camelus isolate bStrCam1 unplaced genomic scaffold, bStrCam1.hap1 HAP1_SCAFFOLD_87, whole genome shotgun sequence, one genomic interval encodes:
- the NEURL4 gene encoding neuralized-like protein 4, whose translation MAAPGPGGAAGGGPGPGPGPGPGSGGPGELHPRTGKLVSLSQGGRSAARAQPGQEFNHGLVLSRDPLRPGRVFTVRIDRKVNSWSGSIEVGVTALDPAELDFPSSATGLRGGSWVVSGCSVLRDGRSLREDFGPDLDALGEGDRVGVQATPGGELRLWVNGRDWGVAAAGLPPRVWAVVDLYGKCTQVTVVPPEAPGPPPPPAPPLPPAAPPLQALPPAPAPPRAQPRPDKFPDSLDPEGGAAWAGPAPPTSNEALLFHEKCGALIKLSNGHKTAERRRPLDEFNNGVVLTNRPLRDGEMFEIRIDKLVDKWSGSIEIGVTAHNPNSLEYPATMTNLRSGTIMMSGCGILTNGKGTRREYCEFSLDELQEGDHIGLTRKPNNALHFYINGVDQGVATTLTPLVVYGVVDLYGMAVKVTIVHNHNHSDRLRRNNAILRALSPEGGRRPLEPPGVPEPDPDRLLFHPNCGQKAAIVNEGRTALRPHATDDFNHGVVLSGRALRDNELFQVRIDKMVDKWAGSIEIGVTTHNPAYLQLPSTMTNLRSGTWMMTGNGVMHNGTTVLDEYGHNLDRLKAGDTVGVVRKDDGTLHFFVNGVAQGPAAWNVPPNVYAVVDLYGQAAQATIVDDGELAALGTEGSEGPTPGSPGSPAPGGTLSDLRFHQLHGTNAVITNGGRTALRHNCRSEFNDAIVISNRALRDGELFEIVIQKMVDRWSGSIEAGVTAIRPEDLEFPNTMTDIDYDTWMLSGTAIMQDGNTMRNNYGCDLDSLGTGSRIGMMRTAKGDLRYFINGADQGVACSGLPPEVYAVVDLYGQCVQVSITGATGPVDNSLSTSNATEKSFPLHSPVPGVAHRFHASCGQNVALEAEGCRAVRVAGYCHGLVFSRKELRPDEVFEVRIEALDERWAGSVRLGLTALPPGQGPPGPPALPASLLDLPARPTWVVAGAEVRRNGTLARHNYGVSLDRLAVGNRVGVKRCADDSMHILVDGEDMGPAATGVAKNTFVALDLYGRVTAVSVVSAAVGGELPGPPAPSASASASGSDGEDEAPSERPPAPAPMTFLETHGKNILLSNGNLTATRVASYNQGIVVVGQPLPPGHLFQVHIDFLNPQWSSSLALGVTGAAPERLPFPATAAALKRSAWLLQRRAVFHNAVKICENYGPNLDTVPAGTVLGLLVDAGACLHLFVNGLDQGVAAGDIPAPCYVLLDLYGQCEQVTIVTEPAAPAGGGGDPRARGDVEKADVVDGIKESVCWAPPLDAAPLKPCEYQALCARFKDLLLLPDEYFAPEPKRSLCFCESCHKLRGDEGAFRRAEAPRDGPQPVGWCRFSLRTRPRLETGGAWRKWPVAYHGTSAGAVRRTLDQGELVPGSSSILSCPAKGEPAAGGGALRGPPGPPGAQASGPPRLVLSPALRYAALEPFATKVHFRDPRSQRPHGAQVAFEVCVRPGSFRPGPPSLRPPDGLDPRLSPAELEWVTKEPGATVLCGLLVRVD comes from the exons atggcggcgccgggccccggcggggcggcgggggggggtccggggccaggaccggggccggggccgggctcggggggTCCCGGCGAGCTCCACCCGCGCACCGGCAAGCTGGTGTCGCTGTCGCAGGGAGGCCGGAGCGCCGCCCGGGCCCAACCGGGCCAGGAGTTCAACCACGGGCTGGTGCTGAGCCGCgacccgctgcggcccggccgcgTCTTCACCGTCCGCATCGACCGCAAG gtGAACTCGTGGAGCGGCTCCATCGAGGTGGGGGTGACGGCGCTGGACCCGGCCGAGCTCGACTTCCCCAGCAGCGCCACGGGCCTGCGCGGGGGCTcgtgggtggtgtcgggctgctcGGTGCTGCGCGACGGGCGCTCGCTGCGCGAGGACTTCGGGCCCGACCTGGACGCGCTGGGCGAGGGCGACCGCGTCGGGGTGCAGGCCACCCCCGGGGGCGAGCTGCGCCTCTGGGTCAACGGGCGCGACTGGGGGGTggcggccgccgggctccccccTCGCGTCTGGGCCGTCGTCGACCTCTACGGCAAGTGCACCCAGGTCACCGTGGTGCCCCCCGaggcgcccgggccgcccccgccgcccgcgccccccctcccgcccgccgcgccccccctcCAAG cgctgccccccgccccggcccccccccgggcccagccgCGTCCTGACAAGTTCCCCGACAGCCTGGACCCTGAGGGGG gggcGGCGTGGGCGGGGCCGGCACCGCCCACCTCCAACGAGGCGCTGCTCTTCCACGAGAAGTGCGGCGCCCTCATCAAGCTCAGCAACGGGCACAAGACGGCCGAGCGCCGGCGGCCGCTCGACGAGTTCAACAACGGCGTTGTCCTCACCAACCGGCCCCTGCGCGACGGCGAGATGTTCgag ATCCGCATCGACAAGCTGGTGGACAAGTGGTCGGGCTCCATCGAGATCGGGGTGACGGCGCACAACCCCAACAGCCTCGAGTACCCCGCCACCATGACCAACCTGCGCTCCg GCACCATCATGATGAGCGGCTGTGGGATCCTCACCAACGGCAAGGGCACGCGCCGCGAGTACTGCGAGTTCAGCCTCGACGAGCtgcag GAAGGGGACCACATCGGGCTGACGAGGAAACCCAACAACGCGCTGCACTTCTACATCAACGGCGTCGACCAAG gggTGGCCACGACGCTGACGCCGCTGGTGGTGTACGGCGTGGTGGACCTCTACGGCATGGCGGTGAAGGTGACCATCGTGCACAACCACAACCACAGCGACCGGCTGCGGCGCAACAACGCCATCCTGCGGGCGCTGTCCCCCGAGGGGGGCCGGCGTCCCCTCGAGCCCCCCGGCGTCCCCGAGCCCGACCCCGACCGCCTCCTCTTCCACCCCAACTGCGGGCAGAAGGCCGCCATCGTCAACGAGGGGCGCACGGCCCTGCGGCCACA TGCCACCGACGACTTCAACCACGGCGTGGTGCTCagcggccgggcgctgcgcgaCAACGAGCTCTTCCAGGTGCGCATCGACAAGATGGTCGACAAGTGGGCCGGCTCCATCGAGATCGGCGTCACCACCCACAACCCCGCTTACCTCCAGCTGCCCTCCACCATGACCAACCTCCGCTcag ggACCTGGATGATGACGGGCAACGGAGTGATGCACAACGGCACCACGGTCCTCGACGAGTACGGCCACAACCTCGACCGCCTCAAG GCGGGTGACACGGTGGGGGTGGTGCGCAAGGACGACGGCACCCTGCACTTCTTCGTCAACGGGGTGGCGCAGGGCCCCGCCGCCTGGAACGTGCCGCCCAACGTCTACGCCGTCGTCGACCTCTACGGCCAGGCCGCCCAGGCCACCATCGTGGACGACGGCG AGCTGGCGGCGCTGGGGACCGAGGGCTCGGAGGGGCcgacgccggggtccccgggcagcccggccccgggggggacGCTGAGCGACCTGCGCTTCCACCAGCTGCACGGCACCAACGCCGTCATCACCAACGGCGGCCGCACCGCCCTGCGCCACAACTGCCGCTCCGAGTTCAACGACGCCATCGTCATCTCCAACCG GGCGCTGCGGGACGGCGAGCTCTTCGAGATCGTCATCCAGAAGATGGTGGATCGCTGGTCGGGCTCCATCGAGGCCG GTGTCACCGCCATCCGCCCGGAGGACCTGGAGTTCCCCAACACCATGACAGACATCGACTACGACACCTGGATGCTGAG CGGCACGGCCATCATGCAGGACGGCAACACCATGCGCAACAACTACGGCTGCGACCTGGACTCGCTGGGCACGGGCTCGCGCATCGGCATGATGCGCACGGCCAAGGGCGACCTGCGCTACTTCATCAACGGCGCCGACCAAGGTGTCGCCTGTTCCGGCCTCCCGCCAG AGGTCTACGCCGTGGTGGACCTGTACGGGCAGTGCGTGCAGGTGTCCATCACGGGCGCCACCGGCCCCGTGGACAACAGCCTCTCCACCAGCAACGCCACCGAGAAGTCCTTCCCCCTGCACTCGCCGG TGCCCGGCGTGGCGCACCGCTTCCACGCCAGCTGCGGCCAGAACGTGGCCTTGGAGGCGGAGGGCTGCCGGGCCGTGCGCGTGGCCGGCTACTGCCACGGCCTCGTCTTCAGCCGCAAGGAGCTGCGCCCTGACGAGGTCTTCGAG GTGCGGATCGAGGCGCTGGACGAGCGCTGGGCGGGCTCGGTGCGCCTGGGGCTgacggcgctgccgccggggcagggcccccccggccccccggccctgcccgcctcCCTCCTCGACCTGCCCGCCCGGCCCACCTGGGTGGTGGCGGGCGCCGAGGTGCGCCGCAACGGGACCCTCGCCCGCCACAACTACGGCGTCTCCCTCGACCGCCTCGCC GTGGGCAACCGGGTGGGGGTGAAGCGCTGCGCCGACGACTCGATGCACATCCTGGTGGACGGCGAGGACATGGGACCTGCTGCCACCGGCGTGGCCAAG aACACCTTCGTGGCGCTGGACCTGTACGGGCGGGTGACGGCCGTCTCGGTGGTCAgcgcggcggtggggggggagctgcccggccccccggccccctccgcctccgcctcggcCTCCGGCAGCGACGGCGAGGACGAGGCGCCC AGCGaacggccgccggccccggccccgatgACCTTCCTGGAGACCCACGGCAAGAACATCCTGCTCTCCAACGGCAACCTGACGGCCACCCGCGTCGCCAGCTACAACCAGGGCATCGTGGTGgtggggcagcccctgccccccggccaCCTCTTCCAG GTGCACATCGACTTCCTGAACCCGCAGTGGAGCTCCTCGCTGGCGCTGGGCGTCACCGGGGCGGCCCCCGAGCGCCTGCCCttccccgccaccgccgccgccctcaAGCGCTCCGCCTGGCTGCTGCAGCGCCGCGCCGTCTTCCACAACGCCGTCAAG atCTGCGAGAACTACGGCCCCAACCTGGACACGGTGCCGGCGGGGacggtgctggggctgctggtggACGCCGGCGCCTGTCTCCACCTCTTCGTCAACGGGCTGGACCAGGGGGTGGCCGCGGGGGACATCCCGGCGCCCTGCTACGTCCTCCTCGACCTCTACGGCCAGTGCGAGCAG gtgACGATCGTGAcggagccggcggcgcccgccgggggcggcggggacccccgCGCCCGGGGGGACGTGGAGAAGGCTGACGTGGTGGACG GGATCAAGGAGAGCGTGTGCTGGGCCCCCCCGCTGGACGCGGCCCCCCTCAAGCCCTGCGAGTACCAGGCCCTGTGCGCCCGCTTCaaggacctgctgctgctgcccg ACGAGTACTTCGCGCCGGAGCCCAAGCGCAGCCTCTGCTTCTGCGAGTCCTGCCACAAGCTGCGGGGCGACGAAGGCGCCTTCCGGCGCGCCGAGGCGCCGCGCGACGGCCCCCAGCCCGTCGGCTGGTGCCGCTTCAGCCTCCG gacgAGGCCGCGGCTGGAGACGGGCGGCGCGTGGCGGAAGTGGCCGGTGGCGTATCATGGCACCAGCGCCGGCGCCGTGCGCCGCACCCTCGACCAGGGCGAACTCGTCCCGG GCTCCTCCTCCATCCTGAGCTGCCCGGCCaagggggagccggcggcgggggggggggcgctgcggggcccccccggcccaccgggggcccaggcgtccgggcccccccgccTGGTGCTGTCGCCCGCCCTGCGCTACGCCGCCCTCGAGCCCTTCGCCACCAAAGTGCA CTTCCGGGACCCGCGGTCGCAGCGGCCGCACGGGGCGCAGGTGGCCTTCGAGGTGTGCGTGCGGCCGGGCTCCttccggccggggccgccctcgCTGCGGCCCCCCGACGGCCTCGACCCCCGCCTCAGCCCCGCCGAGCTCGAGTGGGTCACCAAGGAGCCCGGCGCCACCGTGCTCTGCGGCCTCCTGGTCCGCGTCGACTGA